The genomic interval CGGCTGGTCGCGGGATGAGGCGATCGGGCGTCACTACGCCGAACTCTTCGACGAAGCGGCACCGGTCGAGGACATTGATCGATCGATCCGAGATAGCGGAACGTGGTCCGGCGAGGTCGTCCGCATACGCCGCGACGGCGCCCGGCTGATTCTGGCAAGCCGCTGGTTGCAGCGGCGCGATCCGGAGGGACGGGCGATCGGGATCATCGAGGCCAGCGCCGACCTCACGGAGAGCCGGCGGGCACATGCGGAACGGCTCAACTCGGAGCGGCGCTACAGCACCATCTTCAATTCCGCCGGCTTTGCGGCCCTGGAATGCGATCTCAGCAGTGCTTTGCGTCTGGTGTCGTCCGGGACCGGCGATGTAGTCGGTGCGCTGTGCGCGGATCTGACGCTGCTGGTAGCCGCAGTAGAGCGGATCACGATTTACAATGCCAATCCGGCCGCCTTGGAGATGTTCGACGCCAAAGACACTGGCGATCTGATTGCGGCCGAGTTGCTGGCCTGTTCGATCCCGGAGGTTCGGCAGGCGCTCGAAACCATTTTCGTCGCGCTCGTCGGCGGTGCGACACAGATCGAGACTGAAACGCGCTTCATCACACGGAGCGGGCGGTCGATCGACGCGGTGTTGCGATTGTCGGTGTTGCCGGACGGAGCCGACTGGTCGCGGGTGCTGCTGATGGCGTTCGACGTGACCGAACGCAACGAGGCGCGGGCCAAGATCGAGCGGATCTCCGCCGAGCTCGCCCACGCCGGGCGCGTCTCGGTGCTCGGTCAACTGGCGGCATCGGTTGCGCACGAAGTCAATCAGCCGCTTGCCGCGATTATCAACTACGGCAAATCAGGCAAACGCTGGCTGATGCGGCCGACCCCGGATCTCGGCGAGGTTGCCGATTGCCTGGACAAGATCGTGTCGAACGCTAATCGCGCGGCCGAGGTCGTCGGCCGCGTCCGCTTTCTGACGCGCAAATCGGCGCCGCGGTCGGATTCGGTCGATCTGGTGGTGATGGTTCAGGATGCCATCGAGTTGCTGAGACGGGAGATCCACCGCGCCAAGGCGACTGTGCGTGTCGAACCCGGCGGTCCGATCGCGGAGATCGATTGCGACCGCGTTCAGGTTCAGCAGGTGATCGTCAACCTGCTGATGAACGGGCTCCAGGCAATGCGAGGGCTCGATGCACGTCGTGAGATCCTGGTCAGTCTCGACGACAGCGGCGACACAGTGGCGGTCGCCGTCTGCGACACCGGGGCGGGGATCGCGGGGGACCCCAAGCAGATCTTCGAGCCGTTTTTCTCGACCAAATCCGATGGGATGGGTCTGGGATTGTCGATCTGCCGGACCATCATCGAGGCACAAGGCGGCCAGATCCTGGCGTCGAACAACGACGGTTCCGGCGCCACCGTGGCGTTCACTTTGCCGCGGAGCAACCCGCAAGAGGGGCGGCATCATCGCGGCCTCATATCTTGATATGATGGGTTCTGCAGGCCAAAGCCGTCATACCATCGCGGGGCCAGGTTCGCGGACGCCGCAGGAGACGACTTTGGCGCAGGGAAATACGATCTGCATCGTGGACGACGACGAAGACGTGCGAGAGAGCATTTCCAGCTTCTTTCGGTCGGTCGGGCTCCAGGTCGTCGGCTTCGGCACCGCCGAGAACTGTCTGTCGTCTGCGACGATCGACAGTGCCGCGTGTCTGATCACGGACCTGCATATGCCCGGAATGAACGGGCTTGGATTGCACCGCGAACTGCAGCGTCGCGGCGTCCAGGTGCCGGTCATCGTGATGACGGCCTATTCGACACCGGAGGCCCGTGCGGAAGCTCGCCATCTTGGCGCCGCCGGGTTCGTCGAGAAGCCGGTCGATCCCGAAATCCTACTGCAGAACGTCGAAACGATCCTGCGGGAGGCATCGGCTCATGATCGCGATCCAGATTCGCCGGAGCCGACGTCATGAGCGAGCCGTCGGGTGGGCCAGAACCATCACTGATCTGTGTCGTCGATGACGACGAAGACGTCCGTAGCTCGATCAGCAGCCTGCTGCGCTCGGTCGGCTATCGGGTGAAGACCTTCGCCGGACCGCAAGAATTTCTTGCCTCCGACGCCGTGGACACCGCCTCCTGCCTGATTCTGGATATCCGGCTCGGAGAAGCAGATGGCTTGGAATTCCAGGAGGAGCTTGTCGCCGCCGATACGCCGATTCCGATCATCCTGATCTCGGGGCACGGCGACATTCCGATGACGGTCCGGGCGATGAAGGCCGGCGCCGTCAACTTTCTGCCCAAGCCTTTCGCCGAGGCGGCGCTGCTCGCCGGCGTCCGGGAGGCCGTGTCTCGCGCGCGGCAGAAGCGGAGCGAGGCGGACCGGGATCATAGTCTCCGCATGCACTACGAATCGCTGACGTCGCGCGAACGCGAGGTGATGGGGCTTGTCACGGCCGGCTTGATGAACAAGCAGATTGCCTGGCAGCTGTCGCTCAGCGAGATCACCGTCAAGATTCACCGCGGCAACATGATGCGCAAGATGCAGGCGAAGTCTCTTGCCGAGCTGGTCCGGATGGCCGACGCGCTTGGCGTCCGGGCGACGTCTGCTGCTCGGCTCGACGGCCGCCGGCGTGAACCGCCGACGTCGCAACGTTAGCTCTGCGTCTATCCAGTTCGGATTTAGGTAAGGCTCGGCGGCTCGTTCGGTGCCGCGGAGGCGCGTGCCGACTCGAAGGGCGCTTCGTCAGGCGTCGTTGTCGCTCGGTGATCCGGCGGCTGTCAGATGAATCGTGCGGCGGACGCATCATGTCTGTTACGAGATCGACGATCACACGAACCTGTCGGCCGCTGACGAAGCGCGAGACCCGACATTGTTCGTGATGACCCGCTGATGTCTTCGAAGTGCTGTTGCGCAAACGCAGTGCTGATCCGGAACGGCTTCCGTCCCTGCGTTGCCAGATCGATGTCACGCGGCCGTCGAAAGGTAGCGCAGCTACCCTCGGCCTCGACGCTGTCGCACCGCAATCAGGAGACGATCATGTCGACCTTCACGACCGCCGATACCACGAAACTGTACTACAAGGATTGGGGCAGCGGCCAGCCGGTCGTGTTCAGTCACGGCTGGCCGCTATCGTCGGACGCGTTCGAGGACCAGATGTTCTTCCTCGCCCAGCGTGGCTTCCGGGTGATCGCCCACGATCGTCGCGGTCATGGCCGATCGGACCAGCCGTGGACCGGCAACGATATGGATACATACGCCGACGATCTCGCGGCGTTGGTCAAGCACCTCGATCTCTCGAATGCGATCCACGTTGGGCACTCCACCGGCGGCGGTGAGGTGGCGCGCTACATCGGCCGTCACGGTGCGGCGCGGGTGGCCAAGGCGGTGCTGATCGGCGCGGTCCCGCCAGTAATGGTGAAGTCCGCGACCAACCCCGGTGGACTGGACATCTCGGTGTTCGACGGTCTGCGCGCCGGCGTGACCACCGATCGCTCCAAATTGTGGAAGGATCTCAGCCTGCCGTTCTACGGCTACAATAAGCCGGGCGCGCAGGTGTCCGAGGCGGTGCGCGAGTCGTTCTGGCTGCAGGGCATGATGGCCGGTCTTCCGGCTGCGTATTTTTGCATCAAGGCGTTCTCCGAAACCGACATGACGGACGACCTCAAGAAGATCGAAGTGCCGACGCTGTTGTTGCACGGCGACGCCGATCAGATCGTCCCGATCGACGATTCGGCAAAACTCTCAGCGAAGCTGCTGAAGAATTGCGAACTGCAGGTGATTCCCGGCGCGCCGCACGGGATGTGCACGACCCACAAGGACCTGATCAACGAACGCCTGCTCGCCTTCTTCCAGAAGTAGTTGCTTGCGTCGGCCGGCCGAGCTCGTTCCTCCTTGTCGATCAGGCCCTTCGTTGAGCCGACCGCTCGACCCTCACGCCAGCGCTTTGCCCAGGCCAATCACGACCCTCCCTACGACCGATGAAAGGACCCTCACATGCAGCTGCCCCTCGTCCGCCCGAACCTGGATAGTCCAACGGATCTGTCGTCCGAGGCCATTCGCGACATTGCTGCCGCGTTGCGCGCCCTGCTGGCCGATGTCTTCGCCATTTATCTAAAGACGAAGAATTTCCACTGGCACATGTCCGGTCCGCACTTTCGCGACTACCATCTGATGCTCGACGAACAGTCGGACCAGATCTTCGGCATGACGGATCAGATCGCCGAACGTTCCCGCAAGATCGGGGGCACGGCACTGCATTCGATCGGACACATCGCCCGGACCCAGCGCATCCTCGACAACGACGCCGACTACGTGGATCCGCAAGACATGCTGGCCGAGCTTCGCGGCGACAATCAACAACTGACCGTCGAGCTACGCCGCCTGCACGGGCTTTGCGACCAATATGGCGATATCGCGACGACTAGCCTCATCGAGAACTGGATCGACGAGGCTGAGCGGCGGGTCTGGTTTCTCTACGAAGCTGGTCGGCACGGCCATAACTCGCACGGCGAATAGACGGGAGGCACCACATGACAATGACTTCCGAGGCGAGCCCTTCGCTCGGCAGCGTGCCCCGAGTCCTGGACGACAAATGGGGCTGGTTCGTCGCGATCGGGTTGATCGATCTGATCATCGGCGGGATCTCATCCACCAACCTGATGCTGGCCAATCTGGTATCCGTGGTGGTGATCGGCGCTGCGATGATCGTCAGCGGCATTGCCCAGGTCGTGCATGCCTTTTCGGCTCGCGGGCCGCGAGGCACGGCGTTTTGGTTTCTCAGCAGCTTGATTTATACGGCCGCCGGGGCCCTCATCGTGTATGATCCGCTGCTGGCGTCGCTCGAACTCGCGCTGCTGGCAGGATTCTTCCTGGCGAGCGTGGGCGTGATGCGCACCATTGTCGGCATCAAGACACGGCCTGCGGCGGGTTGGGGCTGGATCGTTGCCGCCGGCATTGTCAGCTTTGCAACTGGCAGCGTGCTGATCGTCAGTTCGCCGGGGATTGGCCTTTGGCTGTTTGGTGCGTTGCTTGTCGTCGACCTCATCGTGCAGGGCTGGGGTAACCTCGCCTTTGGCATTGCGCTCAAGGTGCGGGAGCTGCGGGCGGCGTGACGCAGTCGTCGTCCAGCCGAGTAGCCGCTAGCCGGCGGGCACTTGGTGCTCCGCTGGCTGCTTGTCCGCTGAAGCATTTCCCGGCCGAAGACTTTCAGTCGTCGACTCCTGGCTGCCTCCAGGACCTTCGGTGTGCAGAGGTCAGTGTGTCACATCGAGATGAAACGAGAGCGTGCTGCCGATCCCAGCCTGGGAGCGCGCCTGGAGCTTGCCGCCATGCGCTTCGATGATGGCGCGCGCGATCGTCAGGCCGAGGCCTCTCTTGGCCGGACGGGTCGAGAAGAACGGCTCGAACACGCGAGCCACGGTGTCCGCTTCCATCCCTGTTCCAGTATCGCTGATGCTGCAATGGACCGCGCTGCCGACATTCCGGATGGCAATCGACAGGCGCCGGTCTCGGCCTTCTGTGACGGCCATCGCGTCGACTGCGTTGCCGATGAGGTCGAGCAGGACCTGTTGGACTTGCACGGCATCGGCCCTCGCATAGCTCCGCATCGCAGGGAGCTCAGTTTCGACCGCGATCCTATGCCGTTCGATATCCTTCGCAACATTCCGCAGCACTGCTTCAAGCAGATCCTCGATCAGAACGGGCTCGAATGACGGTGCGGCGTGAACAGCCAGAGCTTGCAAGGACCGTGCGATGGCGACGGTGCGAAGCGCCGCGTCGCGCATGCGTTCCAGCCCCCGGATGACTTCACCGAGCTCGGCTTGCGGCCGGTCGAGCCAGCGAAGCGCCGCCTCCGCATCGAACACCAGGCTGGTGAGCGGATGATGGAGCTCCCGCGACATCACCGCGGCATAATGCCCAACGGCTGCCATTTCGTCGGAGCTGGCAGCATTCACAGACTTCACCGGATCGCCGATGCCATTGCGACTGCGGCTGTCAGGCGACGAGCGGAGGTCGCTCAGGGCCGGACTTTCGCCGGACCAGCACATCTGGGGGGTGCGGAAAGTTCGCGGGGCCGAAGCAGGCGGTTCTCGCATCCTTGCATTCCTCGGAAATCGGAGAGCGGCGCGCCGACGCCTCGGCCGGCAGCCCTTCCTCGATCGCGATGATGCCCGGCCCAGAACCATGCGTCTTGAACGAAATGCGAATCCGCTTGTGCAGATTGGGAGCGGCCTGACGCTTGCTCACCGGAGATGGTCGCGCCACGCCCTCGGCGTCGCGCCGGTCTCGCGGGCGAAAACCCGTGTGAAATGACTTTGGTCGGCAAAGCCGCAGGCGGCCGCAATCTCCGCGAGCGAAAGTCTGCCTTCGACGATCAGGCGCTTGGCGGTTTCGACGCGCATCTTGAGCAGCCAACGATGCGGTGTCGTCCCGGTGGCTTCGGCAAACTGCCGCGCGAAATAGCTCGGCGTAAGCCCGCATTCGGCCGCGATCTCGGCAATCGAAACGTCGCCGTCAAGACGGCTCGCGATCAGGTCCTTGGCTCGCCGCAGCCGCCAGCCCGACAGCCCCTTCGCCAGGACCCGCGGCTCGATCGCGACGCCGTAAGTGCCGGCAATGTGCGCACAGAGCGCCAGCATCGTGTGATCGAGGAAGAGCCGATTGGCCTCCGTGGGGCGCTCGAGCGCGGGAAGCATCGCCATCCCCAGATGCAGCATCGTCGGGTCGAAGAAGCCCTGGCCGCTCTGCGCGCGGAGTTCGTCGATCGCTCTCACGCCGCTGGCGGCGGCAAGGTCGGAAAAGTACTGTCGCGGAATATGGAAATGAAGGAAATCGAACGGATCCTCCAGCTTGGCTTCGACGCCATTGCGAAGGTCGAAGAAGACGCTGTGATTCCTGAGCAGATCGGTCTGCGGAGTGGTTCGGCCGCCGAGCCAGAGCTCACCCTTCTGATAGTCGATCAATTCGATCGTCAGCGCGTAGCCCTCTTCAGGCGGCACCGGTGCGACCATTCCGAACCCTGGGCCTCCGATCAAGCGGGCCACCGTGACGTCGCTTTGCGCCTTTCCCTTCACCAGCAGCGATGTGACCGAACACTGCCCACGCCAATGCTCGTCCAGCCGTGTGCCGTAGAATTCGGCGCTGCTCATCCGCGTTCCTTGCTGGGTATGGCAGCCCGACGGAGCTGCCTGTCGACACGCTGAGGGTCACGCGGCGGTTCGTCGGCCGGAGTGCAGGATGAGCGGTGCTCATTCCGAACGGTTGAGCGCGGTCCATTCGTCACGAGGCATGCGCCATCTGCTCCATTCCGAGTCGGCGGCTCTGGATGGTCGGATGCGGATGTCGGTCGATCCTGCCTCGGGCAACTTGCTGGGCCGTGCCGCAATGCCGCCGCGCCGCTGTCGCTACCTTGGCGAACGCGCGCGCTTCGATCTGCCGGACCCGTTCGGCAGAAAGCGAGAGCGATTGACCGATGGCCTCGAAGCTGGCGGGGCGGTCGCCCAGATGCCGCGCCGAAAAGATGTAGCGCTCACGCGCGTCGAGCTGCACCAGCGCGTCCCGGAGCGCGCCGCGCTGACGATCGAGTTCGTCGTGGCCCGCCAGAATGGCTTCGGCATTCGGCGAGTCGTCGGCGATCAAATCCTGCCACTCGCCGCTTTCGTCGAGGTCCGACAGCGGTGCGTTCAACGACAGATCGCCCGCCAAGCGCTGCTCCATCTCGACGACCTCGCGCAGCGGGACCTCGAGTGAGGTCGATATCTGCTCCGCCAGGTCTTTGGTGAGGGCACCGTGGTGGTCGGGCCTGAGCCGGCGGATCTCGCCGCGGAGACGGAAGAACAGCTTCTTCTGCGCCGGCGTTCGACCGATGCGCACCAGCGACCACGACCTAACGATATGATCGTAGATCGCCGACCGGATCCACCACACGGCGCAGGTCGCAAAGCGTGCGCCGCGCGTCGGATCGAACTTGTCGAGCGCCATCATCAGGCCGAGATTGGCTTCGGCGATCAGATCGCCGATCGGAAATCCGTAGCGTCGATAGTTGCGGGCCAGCTTCGCCGCGAGCCGAAGATGGCTTGTGATCAGCACGTCAGCCGCAGCTTTGTCGCGAGCAGTGTGCCAGCGCTGCCACAAGCGCGCCTCTTCATCCGGTTCGAGCACCGGATAGCGGCCGATCGCCCGCATGTAGTCTTGCTCGTCGAACAGCACGGAATTGACGTGTGTCGATGCGGGCGCCGCCATAGGAAATGATGAGGCCATAGTAATCTCCACTACCGATGCTGAACTCTAGTAAGCAAGGTAGCGAGGCCCCCTTCGACTGAACATTAAATCTAGGTGTTAAGTGGACAGCGGAACGAATAATCTGCGCTTCGTCCCGTCGCGTCCAGCGGGCGAGGCTGGATATCCGACCTTGGACGACGTTGCTGCGCGCGAAATGCACAAGGCATCGTTTATTTCGACAAGACGGGACCGCGAATCGATGCCGTAGATGCGTCCGGCTACTCACGATTCGTCTATCTTGATGGTACGCGCCCGATGGCTGTCGGCTTGACGGCCCTGTCGGATGCGCCGGCCCGTTACGGGCTGGTCGACCGCTGCTGTGAGTCGGCGATCGGGTTCGGCGAGTCGAGCTGGTCGGACGCCGCGCCGATTGCGAGGGCCACCAGCACCCCAGCGCCCCCCGACATTGAGCCGGTCAGGCCGAAATGCCCCAGTGCCGAGCTGCCCAGAACGACGCCGAGGAGAAAGGCGCTCCATGAGGCTCCATAGGCCAGCGCCTGAGCCGCGCCTCCTCGACCCTGCGCCAGATGTGCCAGAGCCTTGCCGAGATTGAATAGAAAACCGGTGATGAAGCTCTTGCCGAGGTCGGCGCCGGCGATCGTCTCGTGAGCGGCGTTCTGAATGCCCATCGCGACGCAGATAGGAAGCAGCGCGGCGTAGCTCGCGGTGCCGAGGCTCAGAGCGATCGTCAACAGCAGAAGGGCGATCTCCGTGGCCAGGACTGCCGTCAGCTTGAAGCGACTAACGGCATCACCTATCCACGATCCGATGAATGCGCCTGTGACGAATCCGACGATTACCACGGCGCAAAGTACCAGAAGGGCCCGATCGCCTTCGGCAATCGCAATGCCCAGGCGGGTGCTGTTGCCGCTCATGAACGAGACGTACAAGCCGGCCAAATGGGTGTAGCCCACGGCGTCGAGGTAGCCCGCCATGCACGTAAGCGACATTGCAAACACGCCGTGGAGCATCGAGCTTGCGCCGGCACCGGTCGCGATCTCCGGCGCTCCTGTCCTGTCGGCATCCGACCGCATCGTGGTCACTCGCTCTGGATGTCGGCTCTGCACTTGGACGAGAAACAACGATGCTTGCGCGCGATTATTCACACGCAAGCATCAGTCGGGACCGTCCTGCGTCAGCGCGTCACGGAACGTGGGTTTGGATTGAGCGCCGCCATCGCGACGTCGTCGAGCTCGAGGTGACCGCGGACCAGATCCGGCGGTGTCAGCGCCAGCCACTGATTGAGCGGAACGTCCCTGAAAAGCGGCTTGTTGAAGACGTTCAGCACGCGCACCGGGGTGGTGCCGATGTTCTCGATGTAGTGCGCGAGCGTCTTCGGCACATAGCCGACGTCGCCGGCGCGATAGTTGAACGTCCGCGCCTTGGAGGTGGCGTCGAACACCGTCATCCGGGCCTCGCCCTGGATGTAGTATTGCCATTCGTCGGCGTCGGGGTGCCAATGAATTTCGCGGAGCGCGCCAGGCTCGAGATCGATGATCAGCGCCGCCATGTTGGTCACCGGGAAGTTGCGGACGTCGATCACCGTGGTCTTGCCGCCGTCCCACTGCGTCGGCGTGAAGTCGCCGCCATGCACCGTGAACGGCGTGGCAGGGCGGTTCTTCGGCAGCTTGGCCATCACCTCGCCGAGCGGCGGCGGCACCGGCAGCGGGAAGATGTACTTCTCCTTCGGCGGCAGATTGGCGAAATGCGTCGCCGGGATGCCGAAGTTCTTGGCGACGACATCGATCGGCATGTGTGCCATCAGCTCGGTCACCAGCAGCGTTTCGTTCTCGGAGAAGTTGCCGTCGTCGAACACCAGCAGAAACTCGCAGCCTTCCGCGTGCGCCTGGATGGAATGCGGGATGCCGGAGGGGAACAGCCAGATGTCGCCGGCCTTCAGATCATCGACGAAGACGCCGCGATCGGCATCGACGGCGGTGACGCGGCAGCGGCCCTCGAGCACGTAGCCCCATTCTGCTTCCTTGTGCCAATGCAGCTCACGGACCACGCCGGGGCCGAGGCGCATGTCGACGCCGGCCATGCCCTTGGCGGCAGGCAATTCCCGGACCGTGACTTCGCGCGCCCAGCCGCCGGCTTCGAGCCGGTTGTGCGCCATGCCGAACGAGAACTTCAGGTTCGGGATCGAGCCGTTGTCGGTTGGCGGCGGAATGAGAATATCGGGGTTCTGCAGATCGAGTTCGATATTGCGCGGACCGGGATCGTCGGCGCCGTAGCTGCCGCGGATCGGTTGAGGTTTGGCTGATGTCGGCATTGCGTGTCTCCGCTGCATTGGATTGAGCCGGGTGTCTCGGCGCGCCGCTGAGGGCGGTCGAGCGAGTGGCGTTGCTCAAGTGAGACGGATGTCCCGCGCTACGCTTGTCCAATTGCACGCCGATGGTGGAGCGGTTCCGCTATCGAACGATCGCGCAGGGCGGGTTGTGAACGGCATGCGTCATGACAGCGCCCGGCATTCTTCGATCGTTTTGACCCCAGCAGCAGGCTCGAACGAACGGCCCAATCGATATCCGCCTGCGGCAGCGAGCAGTGAGAGTGCGACGACGCCGGTCACATAGGCGATTCCCAAGAGCGGGTGACGATCCAGAATGAGCGTGAACGTCTCCAGTCCCATCAGTGACCGTGTCGTGAAGCCGCCGCAGAATCCCGCCATCACGAACTGACGCGACACCGCGCTCGCGGGGAAAACCCCGCGCCGATCTGTCAGCGTGGCGTAAAGCGCGATGATGAACGAGCCGACGATGTTGACGACGGCCGTCGCGATCAGATCGCCGTTGCCTCCGACATCCATGATGATCGCAGCTGAGGTGAACCGCGACAGCGCCCCGAGCGCGCTGCCGAGCGCTACCGCGGTGCAGAGAACGATGCGCGAGGCCGGCATGGTTAAGCTCCTCCGCCCGCCGCCCAGATCGTACCGAAATAGCCCAGCGCCACGGCGATCAGACACAGAGTGGTCGATGCGATCACGTTGAGCACGGCGAGCCCTGCGCGACGGTCGAGCACCAGATTGATGGTCTGCAGACTGAACGACGACACCGTGGTGTAGCCGCCGAGCACGCCGGTGATGATCAGATCTCGTGTGAGCGGGCCGTCGAATGCACCCGCATAGACCCGGGCGAAGCCGACGAAGACGCCGATGAGCAACGCGCCGGTCACGTTGACGACGAGTGTGCCCCAGGGGAACGTCGTCCCCCATCGCAGTCCGACCGCATCCGAAACGACGAAGCGGGAAGCGCCTCCGATGGCGCCGCCGACACCGACCAACAAGCAGGCCTCGAGCGTCATTGTCTGCACCTCAGATGCGTCGTCGACGGAGACGTGTTGATGTCATCGATCGGCAGCGCAGGCGGGGGCGCGGGCGGCGTGCCCGCATGCGATCGCAGCCGCGCGATGTGGTTTCCGAGCGCGTCGAGATAGAGATAGACGACGGGCGTCGTGTATAGGGTCAGCACTTGCGACAGTAGCAGTCCGCCGACGATGGCGGTGCCGAGCGGCTGCCGCAGCTCCGATCCGGTGCCGGTGCCGAGCATCAACGGCAAGCCGCCCAGGATCGCCGCGCTGGTCGTCATCAGGATCGGCCGGAACCGCAGGGTGCAGGCCTGATAGATCGAGTCCTCGGGCGAGAGCCCCTGCGTGCGCCGGACATCAAGCGCGAAGTCGACCAGCATGATGCCGTTCTTCTTGACGATGCCGATCAGCAGGATGATGCCGATCAGCGCGATCACGCTGAGATCCATCTTCACGGCCATCAGCAATAGCAGCGCGCCGATTCCGGCCGACGGCAAGGTCGAAAGGATCGTGATGGGGTGGATCAGGCTTTCGTAGAGCACGCCGAGAATGATGTAGATCACGATCAACGCAACGCCGATCAGCAGCGGCGTGCCGGCCAGAGACGACTGAAACGCCTGGGCGTTGCCCTGGAATGAAGTAGCCAGCGCCGCCGGCTTGCCGGATGACTTCTCGAAAGCCTTGATCGCCGCTACGGCATCGCCGAGTGCGATCCCGGGC from Rhodopseudomonas palustris carries:
- a CDS encoding fluoride efflux transporter FluC, with the protein product MPASRIVLCTAVALGSALGALSRFTSAAIIMDVGGNGDLIATAVVNIVGSFIIALYATLTDRRGVFPASAVSRQFVMAGFCGGFTTRSLMGLETFTLILDRHPLLGIAYVTGVVALSLLAAAGGYRLGRSFEPAAGVKTIEECRALS
- the crcB gene encoding fluoride efflux transporter CrcB; the encoded protein is MTLEACLLVGVGGAIGGASRFVVSDAVGLRWGTTFPWGTLVVNVTGALLIGVFVGFARVYAGAFDGPLTRDLIITGVLGGYTTVSSFSLQTINLVLDRRAGLAVLNVIASTTLCLIAVALGYFGTIWAAGGGA